In Osmia lignaria lignaria isolate PbOS001 chromosome 5, iyOsmLign1, whole genome shotgun sequence, a single genomic region encodes these proteins:
- the LOC117607914 gene encoding uncharacterized protein LOC117607914: protein MRLRGTLVLLVIASVVYSQNATVITSDGLQGYDPQFMVGCYFPAEFQGEFVTQVSGKEAGDTSNEPIQYSTINITFNAIPVWGYCHRRVGDNVLLMDRYGDGDCIRCFRLTRRSRNVIEVFSENLNRCYTSESTALSSCDKLNSTSILYRTKEIGSVSISNEYCPISGQYHFKYSLNNGSERTIECNSFSSSFNNCPDGSVLRLHFNRCTFESHTNLTFNCLGNWPGPNGSTYFALLDNNAISEGRPQYRCGLFHVDNKKGKTYMALSSDSSCTQDLDNSTSGYETLVLSKIPTQKKMPNYVKTHVATFPKWAQGLWEESLIVNGTMTFTDLNGYNSYTFITVDSNEETGRYIVYSKDQCEQAAYVCLMMRQRSENVLEFRIGMVLSPVYQSYLCDDPNLDKPVWMTQARVERVVESPCPITGQYMGMITDLSGMCAELSSNCNTREIMYFKVTDCESGELYEERTYLCLGQWEEKGVMYTYTMRNDTSTNECFVGLIVNDEEIYIKEAGDHCMRNIDPKQEGMRLYKKGQCYGNSPSPAPTPMKPIHHNPIMRITTTPRSRISGTTSISGNNIPSFALNAATASYGLVIFVTVITYLRNIYEYV, encoded by the exons ATGCGACTGTGATCACCAGCGACGGCCTTCAAGGGTACGACCCCCAGTTCATGGTCGGATGTTACTTTCCCGCGGAATTTCAGGGTGAATTCGTGACACAGGTGAGCGGAAAGGAAGCCGGTGACACGAGTAACGAGCCAATTCAATATTCCACCATCAACATCACGTTTAACGCCATACCTGTGTGGGGATACTGTCACAGGAGGGTCGGTGATAACGTGTTGCTAATGGACAG aTACGGCGACGGCGACTGTATCCGATGTTTCCGTTTAACGAGAAGATCACGCAACGTTATAGAAGTGTTTTCAGAAAATCTGAACAGGTGTTACACATCTGAATCCACCGCCCTGTCTTCCTGTGATAAATTAAATTCCACGTCCATTTTATACC GTACTAAAGAAATTGGGAGTGTTTCTATTAGCAACGAATATTGTCCTATAAGTGGACAGTATCATTTCAAGTACAGTCTTAACAATGGATCTGAAAGAACCATTGAATGCAACAGCTTCTCATCTTCCTTTAACAATTGCCCTGATGGTTCTGTTTTGAGGCTGCATTTTAATCGCTGTACCTTTGAGTCTCACA cAAATTTAACGTTTAACTGCTTGGGCAATTGGCCTGGTCCAAATGGGTCCACCTATTTCGCCCTTTTGGATAATAATGCAATTAGTGAAGGTAGACCACAATACAGATGCGGG CTGTTCCATGTGGATAACAAGAAAGGAAAAACGTACATGGCACTCAGCAGTGATTCAAGTTGCACACAAGATTTAGATAATTCAACCAGTGGATATGAAACGCTGGTCCTTAGTAAAATTCCGACTCAAAAGAAAATGCCAAATTATGTAAAAACCCACGTGGCAAC ATTCCCAAAATGGGCACAAGGTTTGTGGGAAGAGTCTCTCATAGTCAATGGAACTATGACATTCACTGATCTCAATGGATATAACAGTTACACCTTTATTACTGTAGATTCAAATGAAGAAACGGGTCGATACATTGTTTATTCTAAAGATCAATG TGAACAAGCTGCCTATGTGTGTTTAATGATGAGACAACGAAGTGAAAATGTATTAGAGTTCAGAATAG GAATGGTATTAAGTCCAGTTTATCAATCTTATTTGTGTGATGATCCCAATTTAGATAAACCAGTTTGGATGACACAAGCGC gaGTGGAACGTGTAGTTGAATCTCCCTGTCCAATTACTGGTCAGTATATGGGAATGATAACTGACTTATCAGGAATGTGTGCTGAATTGAGTAGCAATTGTAATACTCGtgaaataatgtattttaaaGTTACCGACTGTGAGTCCGGTGAACTTTACGAAG AACGAACATACTTATGTCTGGGACAATGGGAAGAGAAGGGTGTAATGTATACGTATACTATGAGAAACGATACTAGTACTAACGAATGTTTTGtcggtttaatcgtgaatgatgaagaaatatatatcaaagAAGCTGGAGACCACTGCATGAGAAATATTGATCCCAAACAGGAAGGAATGCGTCTTTATAAAAAAG GTCAGTGTTATGGAAATTCTCCAAGTCCTGCACCAACTCCAATGAAACCAATTCATCATAATCCAATAATGAGAATTACAACCACGCCACGGTCTAGGATATCTG GTACTACCAGTATATCGGGAAATAACATTCCATCCTTTGCCTTAAACGCAGCAACTGCATCCTATGGTTTGGTAATATTTGTGACGGTAATTACTTATCTCAGAAATATTTATGAGTACGTTTGA
- the agt gene encoding O-6-alkylguanine-DNA alkyltransferase, with product MVRYRTMTPQEYKENSNKFKINYGIQSTPFGNCLIGITNTDKAIVYLGFVDKSTEESLLGLQNTWNFSELIEDNENETEEIVQKIFNQRVFNDDSIVVVLKGTEFQIKVWEALLKIPEGTIITYEQIAKNIGKPTASRAVGNAVMKNSIAYLVPCHRVVGKSGSNKYTWGTNRKESILMHERKFLNT from the coding sequence ATGGTGCGTTATCGAACTATGACACCACAGGAATATAaggaaaattctaataaattcaaaataaattatgGCATCCAATCGACACCCTTTGGAAATTGTTTAATCGGTATAACTAATACCGATAAAGCTATAGTATACTTAGGGTTTGTCGATAAAAGTACTGAAGAATCATTATTGGGCTTACAAAACACCTGGAATTTTTCTGAATTAATAGAAGACAATGAAAATGAAACAGAAGAAATCGTACAAAAGATCTTCAATCAACGCGTGTTTAATGATGATTCCATCGTGGTTGTGTTAAAGGGAACGGAGTTTCAAATCAAAGTCTGGGAGGCCTTGCTAAAAATTCCAGAGGGTACAATAATTACGTATGAACAAATTGCGAAAAATATAGGGAAACCAACAGCTAGTCGCGCAGTTGGAAATGCCGTGATGAAAAACAGTATTGCATATTTGGTGCCATGTCATAGAGTAGTAGGAAAATCCGGCAGTAACAAATATACATGGGGAACAAATCGTAAAGAAAGTATTTTAATGCATGAGCGAAAATTTTTGAATACTTAA